The window TGAAAAATAAAAAGGTCGACCCGGCGGTTGTGTGTGTCGATGACCGCGGACAATTTGCGATCAGCGTCCTCTCTGGACATGTCGGCGGAGCAAATGATCTGACCAATCTCGTCGCCGAAAAACTCGGCGCCCTCCCTGTCATCACGACCGCATCCGATGTGCAGAAGACGATTCCAGTTGATATTTTTGGACGGGATTTCGGCTGGACGATCGAGGATGATGCCCATATTGTCACGGCCAGCGCTTCCGTTGTGAATGAAGAACCGCTCGTCGTTGTCCAAGAAGCCGGGGAACGGAATTGGTGGAAACATGAACGCGCGATTCCCGCCCACATTCAAGTGGTCGACTCTTGTGAAGAGGCACTGAAGAGAGAATTTAAAGCGGCCCTGGTCATTACAGACCGGATTATCCCTGAACATTTAGCGACAGGTCCCCTCTCGAAAAACTGGGTCATCTATCGGCCGAAAACGATTCATCTGGGAATCGGCTGTAACCGCGGCACTTCTGCGGAAGAGATAGAAGAAGTGATCGTATCCACTTTGGCGGAACAGCAACTGTCCCTTCAATCCGTCAAAGGCATTTCGACGATTGAGCTGAAAAAAGATGAAGAAGGCCTGTTGGAAGTGTGTAAGAAATACGGGTGGGAGTTCACTTGGTATGCACCGGACCAATTGAACGCCGTACTGATTGAAAACCCGTCGGAGACCGTATTCAAATTCACAGGGGCTTATGGCGTCAGCGAGCCAGCAGCGAAACTATCCGCTAGTACGGATACATTGCTCCTAGAAAAGAAGAAAAACGGCAATGTCACGATATCGATTGCACGGAAAACATTTGATGGGAGGGAACCGAAATGGCAACAGGACAAGTCTATCTCGTCGGAGCAGGACCCGGCCATGTCAAACTAATCACAGTCCGGGGATTGGAATGCATTCAAGAAGCGGATGTCATCGTTTACGACCGTTTGGCGAACGCGGAGTTACTGGAGCATGCGAAGCCCGAGGCAGAGCTCATTTATTGCGGAAAATTGCCGAAACACCACACATTGCGGCAAGAGGAAATCAATGACTTGCTCGTGGAAAAGGCGTCCCAAGGGCTGACCGTCACCCGTTTGAAAGGCGGCGATCCGGCAGTGTTCGGACGAGTCGCCGAAGAGGCAGCAGTCTTGAAGCACGCTGGCATTTCGTATGAAATCGTCCCCGGAGTCACCGCAGGAATCGCGGCTCCGATGTTCGCAGGCATTCCCGTAACGCATCGGGAACACAGTTCTTCCTTTGCCATGATCACCGGCCATTTGCACGAAGGCAATTTTGTCGAGGAGAAATGGAAAGCCTATGCGACGGGGATTGACACGCTCGTCTTCTATATGGGCGTCCAAAACCTATCCTATATTTGCAGCCAGCTGGTCGAGCACGGGAAAGACGAGACAACCCCGGTCGCCCTTATCGAATGGGGCACGCTGGAAAAGCAACGCACCGTGACCGGGACATTGGAAACAATTGAAGGCATCGCTGCCGAGGCAGCCATCACCCACCCCGCCATCATCGTCGTCGGCAGCGTCGTCAGTTTGCGCGACACGATCCAATGGTTCGAAAAGGAATCAGTCGTACCACGTTGAAAAGTCGTCCGTTGAGGGCGGCTTTTTTTGTTTATCGTACGGTGGGATCGGTGGATAATCGTCACTATTGGCGATTTATTCTTCACTTTTGTAGTTTTATCCGTCACTTTTGAATGAATATCCGTCACTTCCGCACATCTATCCGTCAAGTTCACAATTTTATTCCCAAGTCGGATCTTTAGCACCAAACCAAGGAGTACCAATTAGCAGCTTCCTTCACCCTCCCTGGAAAATTCAATTACCCGATTAAAATCCTTTTTGCAAGCTAACGAACGTTGAACGCTAGAAAACCATGTCCGAGCACGAGGAAACCGACTTTAAACGCAAGCAATTCCCTATCGAATACAATCAAAATCTGAGCCTCAATCATAAACAAAAAAAGACCATCTCGAAATTCCTTCAAGACAGTCTTTCACGCTAAGCTTACTTGGATACGACACGGTTCAACCCGGAGATAACGCCGGCATGGACACCTTCATGCCACACTGTAAATTGGACGAGGGCATCGACCGTTTCCATCTTATGATCTCGAATCTGCACTGGCTCTGGCAGCGGTTCGTTCAACTTGCCTTCCAGCGCCGAAGTCACTCGTTGCTCCTGTTCTTTCAAGGCGTTCCATAATTCCTCGTTGGATGGTGCTTCCGTTTCCCATTTTGTGGGGCTGGAACCCGGAACAAAAAGCGGCATCCATTCGGCATTCACCACTTCATAACCAGGCAGCGCCTTTGAAATGAAGTTCTCCATGACGACGTAAATATGCCCGATATTCCACCGGATTGTGTTGCTAAATCCCTCTGGCTGGACATCCCATTCTGCTTCCGGCGATTGCTTGACTTGGCTAAGCGTGTACATTCTGGCAAAGCTCAACTGTTGTAATGTAGACATTTGAATCTTCCCCCTTTTCTAATTACAACTTTATCCTAAGTCAACGAAGAAGAAAAGCAAACGGCGTTGGTGACAGGCACCCATACAATTCAGACACTAATCAGAATTGCCCCTGAATTCACGGGTGACTGTCACCCAATCAACTGGGGACCATAAAAAACGACCCCTTCTCAGGGGTCGTTTCTGCTTTCTCTATTCCCTAACTGGGTTTTCTTTCGGATTCAAATCATTCCATTTTTTGTGGACGTCTTTATTGAATGTGTATGACGGCTGCTCCATTCCAAATTCTACGGACAGGTTGGGCTGTATCGTTTCCTTGGCCGATTCTTTTTTATTTTCATTGAATGCGGAAGGCTTGTTGGCACCGGTTTTCGTCAACTCATTTTTGCGGAATACGTCCGAAACGTTCGAGTCAGAAGGATCCGAAAGCGGAAGTTCTCCGGAACGCACAACGCCTCTTGGTTCATAGTCCTCTTTGTTCGGATACTTATCTTTGTTCGTAATCATCCAACATTCCTCCTTTTCGAACGGCGATTCAACTAAACTCCATCGATTTCGCCTTTCACATACTTTTCCTATTGTTTACTATTCCCCATCTTCTTCATTCCTAAACCTTTTTTTCGAAAAAAGATTATCTGAAACAAAAATAATCCCTAATCGTCCTTTAACATAACTTGGGAGGTGCATCGAATGAAAAAAATAGCCGCTTTTGGATTGCCTTTTGCCAATATAGCCATCCTATTGTGGATTGAGCAGGGGCTCCAAATTTCCTACGGTTGGAAAACGGCCGCCAAAATTATTCTTTTCCTACTCATCCCATTTTTCCTATTCCGGCCGACGCGCCTTCCCTTTTTACAGTTCAGGAAAATTGACCGAAAAAGCATCCTGATTTCCAGCGGGGCGGGAATCGGGATGCTTGCCATCATCATTGGGACATTCAACCTACTACAACCTTACATCGATCTCGAATCCTTGCGACTCGATTTAGAAGACTCTGGTGTGAATAGTTTGATATTTCCCATTATAGCATTTTATATCTTGTTAGGGAACTCCTTTATTGAAGAATTTTTCTTCCGGGGGATTTTACCGGACCTGTTACGGCAATCGCGGTCTCGTCTTTTCTTGCCCTCCTTCTTTTTCGCTATTTACCATATTGCCATTTTTCTCCCGTGGTTCACCCCGCCACTTCTGGCGCTTGCCATCGGTGGACTCTGGGCGGGCGGAATCATTTTTCAATTGCTGAATGAAAAAAGCGGCGTCATCCTTCCCTCCTGGATTGTTCATATGTGGGCCGATGCCGGCATTCTGCTCATCGGAGCATACCTATTTTATTTTAAATAAAAAACGCGTTTGCCTATCCAAACGGCAAACGCGTACCATCTAAACTTACAGCGGCAGCGCGGGAACCGTTACAGTCACTTTGAACAAATCCCCGTCAACCTCGATTTTCATTGTCCCATCATGCAGATCGACAATGGATTGTGCGATGGCAAGACCGAGGCCCGAACCATCCGTATGGCGGGAGGTGTCCGCCCGTTTGAAACGCTCGAATAATTCGTCCACATTTTCACCCAGCTCGTATTTCGTCACATTTTTCACGACGAACTCGGATTGGCTTCCCACTTGCCGGAGCGAAATATACACCCGGGTGCCCGGCAATGTGTATTTGATCGCATTGACAATCAAGTTATCCAGCACGCGCCACCACCGTTGCCCATCGACATAGGCAATTAATGGCGACTCGGGCATGGTCGGACGGAAATCCAGACCCGACTCTTCGATTTCGGCAGCGTGCTCCGCAAGTGCCTGTTGTAATAACTGCGTTAAATCCACCCGCTGTTTCGTCAACTCCATATTGCCGCTCGCCATCTTGGACACATCGAACAGATCCTCGATCAGCGTTTTCAAACGCTGGGATTTCTTATCAAGAATATCGACATATTTCATTCGCTCCTCAATGGATAACTCCTCATTCTTCAACAGATCGGTATACGTGATAATGGAGGTGAGCGGTGTCCGTAAGTCATGGCTGACATTCGTGATAAGCTCCGTTTTCAACCGCTCGCTTTTCGCCTGCTCGTTCATGGAAATCCGGACGCCTTCCCGGACGTTGTTCAAATTGGCGGCATGCTTGGCCAATGGAGATTTGCCTTCCACCTCGATTTCCTTCTGGAGCCGCCCCTCCGCCATCGCTTCTGTAGCAATCATAATCCGGTTCAGATAAGCGGTTCTCCGGACAAAGATATAAATAAAAGGAAGTCCGACAAACAACGCAAGCGGGGCATAAATCACTATCAAAAATGGCTGGAGCAGTACACCGGCAAATCCAATCCCCGCCAAGAAAAATCCAATCAGCAGCAGAAACATCTGCGTCCCGATTCTCCGGTTCAAAAACATGTCTTGCAACGCCTTCAAAAACTTTGCCGAATAACTGTTTTTCAGCTCCCTTTCAAAAGCCCCTTCCACTTTCACCTGCTCCCAAAAGGCAACAAGCTGAAAAACAATGGCTGCTATTAATAAAACGCAAAAGGCGGTTAGACCACCTAAAGATATGGTGTTTTCTATACTCGGCTGAAAAAAGAACCAAGAATATCGCCCTGGAAGCATTTCAAGCACAGCATACGCCCAAAATCCGCAGAACAATAATAGTGCCGCTCGGAAGTCGATCTTCCACGCATTATATCGATCAATTAGACGACTCTCCGTCACCCATTCCTTTTTGAAGCGGAAAAACGTCAAGATCGCGATTAAAGCTAGCACACCAAGTCCCCATAAAATATACATTCCGGTTTTCGTCCGATTAAAATGCTGTACGTCCCTTCCAAGGTCGCCTTTTGCCAATGCACTTTTCGGGACGATCACCTTCCCTTCGAACAATCGGACAGCGGGCTTCACCTGCAGTTGTGTGTCCACTGCCCTAGTTTCCGACGTCGACGTCGTAACACTGTCCCTGAATGGATTGACCGCATATTCCTGGACCACCTCGGTTCGCTCTCCACCGAAATAAACCGGATTCCAATTATCCATTCGGACGCCCTCCGCTCTGAGATATCCATTGTCCTCAATGAAATCTTTTTGATAGGCAGCAGGGGCATTCATATTCCCCGAAGAGAACACTTCCCCCGTTTCGATGTCCTTCAATTCATAAGCAACCGGAAACGGCGGACGACTTTCCAGATTATTAATATAATCTCTCAAATACGACTCCAGCTCCACCTCCTTCTCAGCGCGGACTTTCGCTTCCACATGGGAATCGTCTTCAAAGTTTTGGCGGATATCCCGAATTTTCGCATCCCGCTCCTTCACCAAGGCCTCTTTCAGATTTTCACTCTTGGCAGCTTCTGCATCGGCAATCCGTTCCTCGTATTGCATCTCGATATTCTCAATTTGATAACTCAATGTACCGTACCGATTACGATGCTCTTCGATTTCTGCTTTGGAAACTGTAATTCGCTTCTTTTCCGCTTCAATATTGATCGGATTGAGAACTGTCGCCCCTAGATTTTCATAAAATTCATCCATCTTCATTTGGAAATCATCCAGATCGACATAACTTTTCCCGATATATCGAGAGCCTTCCTGAAAATAGGTCAATAGCGTCAGCAGGACAACAGCAGCACATGCTGACCATACCAACAAGGTCATGCCATTATGTTTTTTCATCATCAAATACTCCCTTTGACAAGACGTGTAAAGTAGGCGATGATCCGGCTTGCACGCTCGACGCCCTCACTGACCAACTCCATAATGTGAGAAAAGCAGTAGCCGATACTGAGCAAGGCGATGAAAATCGCAACAAGCGACCAGAACAGAGCCCAATCATTTTTCGATTTTGTAACCAATGCCCCACACCACCTTCACGTATCTCGGATTTTTCGGATCCGCTTCGATTTTTTCCCGGATTTTCCGTATATGGACTGCCACGATGTTTTCCGCATTATATGCTTCTTCATTCCAAACTCGCTCGTAAATTTCATTGATGGAGAAGACCCGACCTGCGTGCTTCATGAGCAATTCGGTGATTTTATATTCGATCGGCGTCAGCTTCACCGGTTTCCCATCTACGGTGATTTCCTTCGACTCTTCATCCAATACAAGCCCGTCGATTTCAATCTTCCGCTGCCCATCATATGTACCCAGCTGGACATAGCGCCGCAATTGCGACTTGACCCGTGCCATCAGCTCCATCGGATGGAACGGCTTCGTCACATAATCATCCGCCCCTACCGACAAGCCGTGAATCTTATCGGAATCCTCCGCCTTGGCACTCAGCATGATAATCGGGATATTGCGCGCCTCCCGGATTTTGAATGTCGCCGTAATTCCGTCCATATTCGGCATCATAATATCGAGAATGAGCAGATGGACCTCTTGGGATGCCAGCAATTCCAACGCCTCTTTCCCATCCGCCGCTTTCAATACTAGATAGCCTTCATTTTTTAAGTAGATCTCGATGCCGTCGCGGATGTCCTGATCGTCATCCGCCACGAGTACTGTGAATGTTGCCATCCTTGCGCACCTCTCTTTTCTCTTATGATACCAATTGTAGTCGCCAAATCTTAACTTTCCCCCATCGCAATTATGAAGAAATTCTTAAGAAGGACATTTGCACATCTTCAGACATATTTTGAGAATAATACACAGAATGCTATACTGGAAGGAATTGAGATAATTTGGGGAAATGAAAGGAGAATACCAGATGAGGTCTTCGTTTTTTTGGATTGCCCTCGGTCTCATCGGCTTAAGTTGGATTGCTAATTCTCTTTACGCCCACTCCCAAAAGTTGGATGAACCGATCTTTCTAAAACAATACACAAAAGTCGATACGACGGAGGAAACACCCATCCTCACCTTTTATTATCTGACCAACAAGGACGACAGGAGCTCGGCATCCGCCGTCCGCATCGAAGGCGTTGAGACGTTTGCAAGCGGAACGCACTCTTCCTACGAACGGGACCGGTCCGATTTGAACGTGCAAACGTTTACGCATCACGTACTGCGTAAAATGGAAGTGGAACTTCGCTCTCATGTGCTGGAGCCTTTGATGAAGGATGGAACCTTTTCATTCACAACAATGAAAGTTTGGTTCTCCACCGGCGGCGAAATGGAGGCGCCGATTGGGGCGATTATTTTGCAAGCGCCCGAGGAGACACCAGATGCGCTGCGTCATATGTCATCGGGCAGTAATTCGGATTGGATGGAGGAAGAGTTCCAAGCGACAGGACCACTAGTCATCGAGAAATTCGAAGTCATTCCCGATGTCGGAGAAGAAACCATCGTCAAGGTCGTACAAGGCGCATCCTTCCCCGGATTTATAACCGAGTGGGATTCATTGCCGGGAACGGATTATCGCCAATTTAAATTGCCGATGACGATGGAGGTGGATGACAGCCTATACGTGTTCAGAAAAAGGATGTCGGACGCTATGGAGCCCCTGCTGTCCATTTCCGGAACGACCCATTCCGGAGAAGAATTTCACGGCGGCATGTACAGCAGTTTTGCACCTTTTCACCATCTCACACAGGAACAAGTCAATGAAATCATCAAGGAGAAGAAGAAAGAGGAGGCGCCTGCTTCATGACCAATCAAGCGATGCGAACCTTATTCTGGGGTTATCTCTTCATCTTTTTCCGCGTGCAGATCGGAATTGACTGGCTGGCGGACCCGCTCGGTTATCTCATGATCGCGACCGCCTGTACAAAGCTGTCCAACGCCTATCCGCCCGCAAAAAAAGCGGGGATTTGGGCTGCGATCGGGATTTTCATTTCCCTGCCAGGGGTATTCGTCAACTTGTCGGAGCAGCTATTCGGATGGTGGGGATTGTATGCGTACGTGCTGCTCTTCTTGAAAACGATTGTCGCTTATTATTTGTTTACTGTTTTGCTTCAAGTTGTTGGAGATTTTGATAATAAATCCTTGGTTGGCAGGACGCAAACCGTTTTCAGGCTTCATATCGGCGTCCATCTTGCCGTGCTGGCGCTCAGTTCCTTCTCTATGAATGCTAGTGGGGATGCTTGGATGACGGTGAGCTTTTTGCTTGGCATCTTCTTGATCGTCATGGATATTGCGTTCCTCTTGCTTGTCGGGACCATCCGGCGTGCTGCACCTCTTCGGCCCGCCTTTTTAAAAGAAACTTGAAAACGCGCTGATCAGGAAGTTCCCCGGTCAGCGCGTCCTCTCAAGGTCAAAACAAGAATCCCCCCAAGCAACATCGAAACGCCCAACCACGAAAACAGATCAAGCCGTTCGCCAACGATCAATACACTTAATACCGCGGCAGTAAGCGGTTCTGCAAGTGAGAGCGTGACAGCCGAGGAAGATGGGATGTTTTGAAGTCCCTTCGAAAAAAGAATATAAGCAATTGTTGTCGCTGCGATACCTAAGTAAATCGTTGTCGCCACCCCGCGTCCTGTCAGCAGCCCCTCCGTTTCGAAAATGAACAGAAAAGGGAGAAGCATGGCGGCACTGACGGAGAAGATGACTGCGACGGAAGCGACCGCTTCCTCCTGTTCCAGTACATCTTTATTAAAGAACGTATAAAGCGCAAACAGAAGGCCCGCGCATAAGGAAAGCAAGACGCCGATTGGATGGACGACCATCCCTTCTTTATTGGAAAACAATAAGGCACACCCGACAATCGCGAGGCATGTCGCAGCAACCCATACTTTAGTCGGGCGGCGTTTCAGAAACAGCCATTCAATAACGCCAGAAAACATCGGTGCACTGCCAATCGCCACGACCGTTCCGATGGCCACGCCTGTCAGCCGGATGGAAGTGAAAAAGCATAGCTGGAAAATAGCCATCGCCAACGCCGAAAGGATGGTCGCTTTCCAAGGCCAGTGGCGGAGTTGAATTTTCCGCATCAACAAAAGGACAAGCAATAACGTGAATCCGCCGACCGCCAGCCGGGACGCACCGACCGCCAGCGGATGCACGGTTTGCGGCATGAACGTCTGCGCCGTTCCTGTCGTTCCCCACAGCATCGCTCCGAGCAACACCGCCACAAAAGAAATCCGTTGAGACACCGCCCTCCCCCTCTCACAATCTTTATCTAAAACATAACACAGATGGAGCTTGCCTGAGTAGGGGGGGTTCCTTGTGGATATTTACTTGAGACACGCACCAAGCATAAGTCTAAAAGCCTTGTTTCGCAAGCAAACCTTCGGTGAGTGCAAGC is drawn from Sporosarcina sp. FSL W7-1349 and contains these coding sequences:
- a CDS encoding DMT family transporter; protein product: MSQRISFVAVLLGAMLWGTTGTAQTFMPQTVHPLAVGASRLAVGGFTLLLVLLLMRKIQLRHWPWKATILSALAMAIFQLCFFTSIRLTGVAIGTVVAIGSAPMFSGVIEWLFLKRRPTKVWVAATCLAIVGCALLFSNKEGMVVHPIGVLLSLCAGLLFALYTFFNKDVLEQEEAVASVAVIFSVSAAMLLPFLFIFETEGLLTGRGVATTIYLGIAATTIAYILFSKGLQNIPSSSAVTLSLAEPLTAAVLSVLIVGERLDLFSWLGVSMLLGGILVLTLRGRADRGTS
- a CDS encoding sensor histidine kinase, whose amino-acid sequence is MKKHNGMTLLVWSACAAVVLLTLLTYFQEGSRYIGKSYVDLDDFQMKMDEFYENLGATVLNPINIEAEKKRITVSKAEIEEHRNRYGTLSYQIENIEMQYEERIADAEAAKSENLKEALVKERDAKIRDIRQNFEDDSHVEAKVRAEKEVELESYLRDYINNLESRPPFPVAYELKDIETGEVFSSGNMNAPAAYQKDFIEDNGYLRAEGVRMDNWNPVYFGGERTEVVQEYAVNPFRDSVTTSTSETRAVDTQLQVKPAVRLFEGKVIVPKSALAKGDLGRDVQHFNRTKTGMYILWGLGVLALIAILTFFRFKKEWVTESRLIDRYNAWKIDFRAALLLFCGFWAYAVLEMLPGRYSWFFFQPSIENTISLGGLTAFCVLLIAAIVFQLVAFWEQVKVEGAFERELKNSYSAKFLKALQDMFLNRRIGTQMFLLLIGFFLAGIGFAGVLLQPFLIVIYAPLALFVGLPFIYIFVRRTAYLNRIMIATEAMAEGRLQKEIEVEGKSPLAKHAANLNNVREGVRISMNEQAKSERLKTELITNVSHDLRTPLTSIITYTDLLKNEELSIEERMKYVDILDKKSQRLKTLIEDLFDVSKMASGNMELTKQRVDLTQLLQQALAEHAAEIEESGLDFRPTMPESPLIAYVDGQRWWRVLDNLIVNAIKYTLPGTRVYISLRQVGSQSEFVVKNVTKYELGENVDELFERFKRADTSRHTDGSGLGLAIAQSIVDLHDGTMKIEVDGDLFKVTVTVPALPL
- a CDS encoding response regulator transcription factor; amino-acid sequence: MATFTVLVADDDQDIRDGIEIYLKNEGYLVLKAADGKEALELLASQEVHLLILDIMMPNMDGITATFKIREARNIPIIMLSAKAEDSDKIHGLSVGADDYVTKPFHPMELMARVKSQLRRYVQLGTYDGQRKIEIDGLVLDEESKEITVDGKPVKLTPIEYKITELLMKHAGRVFSINEIYERVWNEEAYNAENIVAVHIRKIREKIEADPKNPRYVKVVWGIGYKIEK
- a CDS encoding CPBP family intramembrane glutamic endopeptidase, with protein sequence MKKIAAFGLPFANIAILLWIEQGLQISYGWKTAAKIILFLLIPFFLFRPTRLPFLQFRKIDRKSILISSGAGIGMLAIIIGTFNLLQPYIDLESLRLDLEDSGVNSLIFPIIAFYILLGNSFIEEFFFRGILPDLLRQSRSRLFLPSFFFAIYHIAIFLPWFTPPLLALAIGGLWAGGIIFQLLNEKSGVILPSWIVHMWADAGILLIGAYLFYFK
- a CDS encoding DinB family protein yields the protein MSTLQQLSFARMYTLSQVKQSPEAEWDVQPEGFSNTIRWNIGHIYVVMENFISKALPGYEVVNAEWMPLFVPGSSPTKWETEAPSNEELWNALKEQEQRVTSALEGKLNEPLPEPVQIRDHKMETVDALVQFTVWHEGVHAGVISGLNRVVSK
- a CDS encoding cobalt-precorrin 5A hydrolase, which produces MDNVVLVAITKHGVQLIRELKEKMPTADVYYMRKFAYGDEEEKGFTLFDGSIRLLLPDMFAKYDGIVSVISLGAMVRMIGPIMKNKKVDPAVVCVDDRGQFAISVLSGHVGGANDLTNLVAEKLGALPVITTASDVQKTIPVDIFGRDFGWTIEDDAHIVTASASVVNEEPLVVVQEAGERNWWKHERAIPAHIQVVDSCEEALKREFKAALVITDRIIPEHLATGPLSKNWVIYRPKTIHLGIGCNRGTSAEEIEEVIVSTLAEQQLSLQSVKGISTIELKKDEEGLLEVCKKYGWEFTWYAPDQLNAVLIENPSETVFKFTGAYGVSEPAAKLSASTDTLLLEKKKNGNVTISIARKTFDGREPKWQQDKSISSEQDPAMSN
- the cobA gene encoding uroporphyrinogen-III C-methyltransferase: MATGQVYLVGAGPGHVKLITVRGLECIQEADVIVYDRLANAELLEHAKPEAELIYCGKLPKHHTLRQEEINDLLVEKASQGLTVTRLKGGDPAVFGRVAEEAAVLKHAGISYEIVPGVTAGIAAPMFAGIPVTHREHSSSFAMITGHLHEGNFVEEKWKAYATGIDTLVFYMGVQNLSYICSQLVEHGKDETTPVALIEWGTLEKQRTVTGTLETIEGIAAEAAITHPAIIVVGSVVSLRDTIQWFEKESVVPR